The nucleotide sequence CGAGTTTCTGAAAGCTGTGCTGCCCGAACCCGCTTCCCTGGGCGAGGGTTACAAGGGGCAGACTTCCATCGGTTGCCAGATCCGTGGCATTAAGGATGGAAAGGAACGCACCTATTACGTGTGGAACAATACAGAGCATGCAGCAGCCTATCGCGATGTGAAAGCCCAGGGCATCAGCTATACAACTGGCGTGCCCGCTATGATTGGCGCCATGATGGCCCTTACAGGAAAATGGACAGGCAAAGGAGTCTTCAATGTCGAACAATTCGACCCGGATCCATTTATGGAAGCCCTGCCCAAATTTGGACTGCCCTGGCACGAACAGATCGACAAACCCTTGCCAGTTGAAAAATAGTGGTCAGTGATTAGGGTTTAGTGTTGAGGGATAAGTGATTAGGAAAGAAATCATATTTTGATTGTTTGAAATATTGGGAACATACATCTAAATGAAGGAAGGTGTATCCAAAACAAAAAGCCTGAATTTTGCGATTCGTGTCGTGAGTTTGTACCGTTCTCTAAGGGAAAACAATGAATTCGTTATTTCAAAAGAAGTTTTGAGATCAGGTACTGCCATTGGCGCCCTTATTCGTGAGGCTGAATATGCCGAGAGCGGGCTGGATTTCATTCATAAAATGTC is from Bacteroides sp. and encodes:
- a CDS encoding four helix bundle protein → MKEGVSKTKSLNFAIRVVSLYRSLRENNEFVISKEVLRSGTAIGALIREAEYAESGLDFIHKMSIAQKECNETLYWIELLKETDLIDQSAFEGLYADAVELMKLLTAIIKKRKENLKKAPF